The Apium graveolens cultivar Ventura chromosome 3, ASM990537v1, whole genome shotgun sequence sequence AATGCTGTCCCCAAGACAATTATGCAACTCATGAGTGTTGATGGTCTTACTCGCGAAAATGTCGCTAGTCATTTGCAAAAGTACAGGCTTTATTTGAAGAGAATGCAGGGTGGAGGAGGGCATTCTGGTGGTTCTAGTGGTTTAGATTCTGCTACTGATCATTTGTTTGCTAGCTCCCCTGTTCCGGCTCATTTTTTGCACCCGGTTAGGCCTAATTCGGAACAATTCTTGCCTTTTGTCCCTGTTGTTGCATTGCAGCAGCAGCACCAGATGGCTGTGGTTTCGGGGCAGTATAGACATATGGGGCATTATGAGCATCCGTATAATGTGGCTAGACAGGCTCatcagcagcaacaacaacagcaggTTCATATGATGGGGACACCGGTGCATAAGCTAGTGCCATCTTCTTATATTGAGGACTTGGAATCTGCGACAGCTACAACAGCCAATGGGAAGAAAGCTCTCACTTTGTTTCCAACCGGGGATGATTGACTATGCGATTGgggtatatatttatattatatttttaccTTATGTACTTGTTCAACTTACAATCAGTTCATCCTGTGGAACTTAGTTATGTGTTTGCAGTAATACTCCGAATATGAGTTTAGAACTGTTTTGTCAACTGTGGTGGTTTCTAGTACTCGGGAATGTACTTCTTGATTTCTAGTTATGTTTGTGAGGCAAGGGAGTGATAATAATGTTTGTGAGGCAAGGGAGTGAGCCGTTGGTGTATACTATGTACTTCAATAACATGAAAGTTTGCATGTAAATTATTACGGTACTAGTATTGGTGGATTGATGAGAATCTAGATTTCTTTTATGTTCTTTATTATGGTAGTATGAGAAGCAATGTAGATGTTCTATTAATTTCGAATACTTTTGATACATTTATCGGTCTGACTAGGCAATAGTGGCAATTTCCTAGACCCTTGACCCCCTCTCTAAAAAAACAGAATAGAAAAGATCTATTGTTTTCTTTGGTAGGAATCTGAAAATCTTGTTTACTTTCGTGATGTACACTAGGATTCTGCATTATAGTAGAGTTGCATACAATCTAGGAAGCATGATTGCGGGTGCGGGAATGCGTAGTACGGGGATTCGGCAAATAtctatatattaaaatatatattttatgtgTAATTCACTTGTATTAAACTAAATAAGCCTTTATAAAATATGTCATTATTACTTGACACAACTAATGCATAATAACGTAGTTAATTGATTAAGTATTTAAGTATCTACCTTCTCTCACTTGTAGGTGAAAGAAGAACCACCACGCAGCAAGCAAATGGTTGTTGCAGTGTTTGAGCTCTTGCCTCCTTTCTAGGAGTTCAAGGTTTCGAACCCTGGGTGTGCGTGAGTTTACTCGGTGATTCCAAACGAagaattaaaatattagtttgTATACATATTATGTTTTTAGTTAGGATTAGATTTAATGTTATTTggtttaatattatattatatatgtgtAGGAATATTCTAAATTGTGATAGAAATAAAAAAGGATTTGTTTCCTTTATTAGAAGATTGTTACTTGGTCACTAAGTTTAGGGATTTATCCTTTTGTGGCTATATAAATTGATTTAATCTGTAATTATAAGaagaattaattgattattattgAAATTGAGATTGTTTCTCTCTTTTGTAATGAGTTGCGATCCTAACAAGCCCCTCTCTCTCCTGCGGTTGAGAAATCCTAGGGGTAGTGATTCTTATTCGGTTGAATCACCTTAGGTTTCTGTGGTTAATCCACATATATTTATCCTTTTACTCGTTTTTAACCCCCTTGTCCTGCATCACTAGGCAAAAAAAGAACCTCCACGCACTCCAGAATCCCCAAGAATCGGGTGCG is a genomic window containing:
- the LOC141713689 gene encoding transcription factor MYBC1-like, with translation MREVDESSNWFSKWEEQLPSPDELMPLNQSLITPNLLAAFNLTPNPIPNPNPNTLLFTNPQTLKNPSIETPDSITDLESSELGGCGNSGDEPARTLKRPRLVWTPQLHKRFVDAVAHLGIKNAVPKTIMQLMSVDGLTRENVASHLQKYRLYLKRMQGGGGHSGGSSGLDSATDHLFASSPVPAHFLHPVRPNSEQFLPFVPVVALQQQHQMAVVSGQYRHMGHYEHPYNVARQAHQQQQQQQVHMMGTPVHKLVPSSYIEDLESATATTANGKKALTLFPTGDD